From the genome of Streptomyces sp. S4.7:
CACGGCACGGCGCGAGCCGGATACGGACGGTCGTGTTCGCGACGGAGTCGTCGATCGACCAGGCCAAGTCGGCGGGGGTGTACGTGCATTCGCTGCTCGGGCTCCAGTCGGCCTGCCGGGTCGTGGAGCTGAAGCAGGCGTGCTACGGGGCGACGGCGGCCCTGCAGTTCGCCATCGGGCTGGTGCGGCGCGACCCCGCCCAGCAGGTCCTCGTCATCGCCAGCGACGTCTCCAAGTACGAGCTGGACAGTCCGGGTGAGGCGACGCAGGGCGCCGCCGCGGTGGCCATGCTGGTGGGCGCGGATCCCGCCCTGGTGCGCATCGAGGAGCCGTCGGGCCTGTACACCGCCGACGTCATGGACTTCTGGCGGCCCAACTACCGCGAGACCGCGCTGGTCGACGGGCAGGAGTCCATCAACGCCTACCTCCAGGCCCTCGAAGGCGCCTGGAAGGACTACGCGCAGCAGGACGGCCGAGCGCTGGAGGAGTTCGCCGCGTTCATCTACCACCAGCCGTTCACGAAGATGGCCTACAAGGCGCACCGGCACCTGCTGAACTTCTGCGGGCACGCCGCCGGCCAGGACGCGGTGGCCGAAGCCCTCGGCCGGACCACCGCGTACAACACGGTCATCGGCA
Proteins encoded in this window:
- a CDS encoding hydroxymethylglutaryl-CoA synthase, which codes for MSLSIGIHDLSFATTEFVLPHTALAAYNGTDIGKYHIGIGQESMSVPAADEDIVTMAATAAAPLVARHGASRIRTVVFATESSIDQAKSAGVYVHSLLGLQSACRVVELKQACYGATAALQFAIGLVRRDPAQQVLVIASDVSKYELDSPGEATQGAAAVAMLVGADPALVRIEEPSGLYTADVMDFWRPNYRETALVDGQESINAYLQALEGAWKDYAQQDGRALEEFAAFIYHQPFTKMAYKAHRHLLNFCGHAAGQDAVAEALGRTTAYNTVIGNSYTASVYLGLAALLDQADDLTGRAVGFLSYGSGSVAELFSGTVVAGYRERLRTGANREAIDRRRTLDYAGYRELHERSLPADGGDHRTPAQTTGPFRLAGISGHKRLYEGR